A section of the Acidimicrobiia bacterium genome encodes:
- a CDS encoding tryptophanase yields the protein MPYRTIIEPFKIHSVQPIAFPSLDERQAALARAGYNLFGLRADEVTIDLLTDSGTGAMSAEQWAGMMVGDEAYAGSRSYERFASTVTSLTGLPEVIPVHQGRAAEWILFSVMTEPGHIVPSNTHFDTTRANVEYQGAEARDLVIPEGRDLQSDHPFKGNLDVDALESLIGEVGAERIPLVMVTVTNNSGGGQPVSLENLRDARALCDRHGLPLFMDAARFAENAWFIKLREPGHADRTPRDIATEMFSLVDGVTFSAKKDAIANIGGFLAMRDAGLAAQCRNLLILTEGFPTYGGLAGRDLEAIAQGLDEVLDERYLQYRIRSTEYLAEKVRDAGIPVVWPPGGHAVYLDARALLPHIPQTEYPAQSLAVELYREGGVRGVEIGSVMFATRHADGTETPAAMELVRLAVPRRTYTQSHIDYVGEVVVAVAEHAPTLRGYRIIEQAPWLRHFTARFEQME from the coding sequence GTGCCCTATCGCACCATCATCGAGCCGTTCAAGATCCACAGCGTTCAGCCGATCGCCTTCCCGAGCCTCGACGAACGCCAGGCCGCGCTGGCTCGGGCCGGGTACAACCTGTTCGGGCTGCGTGCTGACGAGGTGACCATCGATCTGCTCACGGACTCGGGCACCGGGGCCATGTCGGCGGAGCAGTGGGCGGGCATGATGGTCGGCGACGAGGCGTACGCCGGAAGCCGCTCGTATGAGCGCTTCGCGTCGACGGTGACCTCCCTGACCGGTCTCCCCGAGGTGATTCCCGTCCACCAGGGACGCGCCGCCGAGTGGATCCTGTTCTCAGTGATGACCGAGCCCGGCCACATCGTGCCGAGCAACACCCACTTCGACACGACGCGAGCCAACGTCGAGTATCAGGGGGCCGAGGCGCGCGATCTGGTGATCCCCGAGGGCCGCGATCTGCAGAGCGACCATCCGTTCAAGGGCAACCTCGACGTCGACGCGCTCGAGAGCCTGATCGGCGAGGTGGGGGCCGAGCGCATCCCGCTGGTGATGGTGACGGTGACCAACAATTCCGGCGGTGGACAGCCGGTGTCGCTGGAGAACCTACGCGACGCCCGGGCGCTGTGCGACCGTCACGGTCTACCGCTGTTCATGGATGCCGCCCGCTTCGCCGAGAACGCCTGGTTCATCAAGCTACGGGAGCCCGGACATGCCGATCGCACGCCGCGTGATATCGCCACCGAGATGTTCTCGCTGGTCGATGGCGTCACGTTCTCGGCCAAGAAAGACGCCATCGCCAACATCGGCGGGTTCCTGGCGATGCGGGACGCCGGGCTCGCCGCCCAATGTCGCAACCTGCTCATCCTCACCGAGGGATTCCCCACCTACGGAGGCCTGGCGGGTCGCGACCTCGAGGCGATCGCCCAGGGTCTCGACGAGGTGCTCGACGAGCGGTATCTCCAGTATCGGATTCGCAGCACCGAGTACCTGGCTGAGAAGGTTCGCGACGCCGGCATCCCGGTGGTGTGGCCGCCGGGCGGTCACGCGGTTTACCTCGATGCCAGGGCCCTGTTGCCGCACATCCCCCAGACGGAGTACCCGGCGCAGTCGCTCGCCGTCGAGCTCTATCGAGAGGGTGGGGTTCGCGGGGTCGAGATCGGTTCGGTCATGTTCGCCACCCGCCATGCCGACGGCACCGAGACACCGGCGGCCATGGAACTCGTCCGGCTCGCCGTCCCCCGCCGGACCTACACGCAGAGCCATATCGACTACGTGGGGGAAGTGGTCGTCGCCGTGGCGGAACACGCCCCGACGCTGCGCGGATACCGCATCATCGAGCAGGCTCCCTGGCTGCGGCACTTCACGGCCAGGTTCGAGCAGATGGAGTAG
- a CDS encoding sigma-70 family RNA polymerase sigma factor has product MAVSKSRRDRDRSKLTDERGRLTTDLVSQYLTAIGEYELLTAELEVEFAQKIEAGEEAQKRLEARDFKGKAEEVELKRMARLGRQAKDDFLTANLRLVVANARRYANTSGIDFLDLIQEGNLGLIRAVEKFDWRKGFKFSTYATWWIRQAITRAIADKSRTVRIPVHLHDTLAAVRAAQASLKAELGRDPKPAEIAEEAGVTVDKVELALGVADTVSLEQPVGEDGAQLGDFIEDEDAVDPVKVTEEGDIADSLRRSISRLPDREGRILALRYGFLDGVPRTLEEIGDEFNLTRERIRQLEKLALCRLRHPSFGIREQDLV; this is encoded by the coding sequence ATGGCAGTCTCGAAATCCCGACGGGACCGTGACCGGAGCAAGCTGACCGACGAGCGCGGTCGGCTCACGACCGACCTCGTCAGCCAGTACCTCACGGCAATCGGTGAGTACGAGCTGCTCACCGCCGAGCTCGAGGTCGAGTTCGCCCAGAAGATCGAAGCAGGCGAGGAGGCGCAGAAGCGCCTGGAGGCTCGTGACTTCAAGGGCAAGGCCGAGGAGGTCGAGCTCAAGCGGATGGCCCGTCTCGGACGCCAGGCCAAGGATGACTTCCTCACCGCCAACCTGCGGCTGGTGGTGGCCAACGCCCGCCGTTACGCCAATACGTCGGGCATCGATTTCCTCGACCTGATCCAGGAGGGCAACCTCGGTCTGATCCGTGCCGTCGAGAAGTTCGACTGGCGCAAGGGCTTCAAGTTCTCCACCTACGCCACCTGGTGGATCCGGCAGGCGATCACCCGCGCCATCGCCGACAAGTCGCGCACCGTGCGCATCCCGGTGCACCTCCACGACACGCTGGCGGCGGTTCGGGCAGCCCAGGCGAGTCTCAAGGCTGAGCTGGGACGGGATCCCAAGCCGGCCGAGATCGCCGAGGAGGCCGGGGTCACCGTCGACAAGGTCGAGCTGGCGCTCGGTGTCGCCGACACCGTTTCGCTGGAGCAGCCGGTCGGTGAGGATGGTGCCCAGCTCGGCGACTTCATCGAGGATGAAGACGCCGTCGATCCGGTCAAGGTGACCGAGGAGGGCGACATCGCCGACAGCCTGCGGCGTTCGATCTCCCGTCTCCCCGATCGGGAGGGTCGCATCCTGGCGCTGCGCTACGGCTTCCTCGACGGTGTACCCCGCACGCTCGAAGAGATCGGCGATGAGTTCAACCTGACCCGCGAGCGCATCCGTCAGCTGGAGAAGCTGGCGCTGTGCCGTCTCCGCCATCCGTCGTTCGGCATTCGCGAGCAGGACCTGGTGTAG
- a CDS encoding thioredoxin domain-containing protein yields MANRLADATSPYLLQHRDNPVDWYEWGEDAFAVARERDVPVLLSVGYAACHWCHVMAHESFEDAATAELMNRWFVNVKVDREERPDVDRVYMDVVQMMTGRGGWPMTVFLTPEAEPFYAGTYFPPTDRYGHPSFTRVLEAVHEAWEQRRGEIEGQAERLRTAVAAPALPDRDQPDEATLAAVHDGIAGVFDATFGGFGTAPKFPQASTLEFLLRSAGRPWAPQSADMLAVSLTAMHRGGIHDRVGGGFARYSVDRRWLVPHFEKMLYDNALLARLYARASQVTGSPRFESAARSTLAYMESDLSLPGGGFASSEDADSEGEEGRFYVFDHDEVARAAGDAAPIALRALGVTPEGNFEGRSIVHEPVTAEEMASELDIGVVDVEAAVAATLRALGELRARRQRPGLDDKAVCAWNGLAVRAFAAAGSALADPALVERSRAAAAFILTELRREDGRLVRSTRAGRHSGPGFCDDYAAVAVGLFSLYRATGEGRWFEHAAEITADMVDLFWDADHGGFFTTGSDAERLIARPKNLFDNPTPSDNALAAEALQHMAALTGEDRWHRLLDDVLRMATPTARRHPDAFAHLMSVALVSLAPPTEVAVVGPDRGPLTAIVRGGYRPEVFLAEGDDDDTVVPLLRQRPTIDGRATAYACRGWVCDAPTTDPTALKESLPPPITLG; encoded by the coding sequence ATGGCCAACCGCCTCGCCGACGCCACCAGCCCGTACCTGCTCCAGCATCGGGACAACCCGGTGGACTGGTACGAGTGGGGGGAGGACGCCTTCGCCGTGGCCCGGGAACGCGACGTGCCGGTCCTGCTCTCCGTCGGCTACGCCGCCTGCCACTGGTGCCATGTGATGGCCCACGAGTCGTTCGAGGACGCCGCCACCGCCGAGCTCATGAACCGGTGGTTTGTCAACGTGAAGGTCGACCGCGAAGAGCGACCCGACGTCGACCGCGTGTACATGGACGTGGTCCAGATGATGACCGGCCGCGGCGGGTGGCCGATGACCGTCTTCCTCACGCCGGAGGCAGAGCCCTTCTACGCCGGGACCTACTTCCCCCCCACCGACCGGTACGGGCATCCGTCGTTCACCCGGGTCCTCGAGGCGGTGCACGAGGCGTGGGAGCAGCGTCGCGGCGAGATCGAGGGCCAGGCCGAGCGGCTCCGGACCGCAGTCGCCGCACCCGCCCTCCCCGACCGGGACCAGCCCGACGAGGCGACGCTGGCGGCCGTCCACGACGGCATCGCCGGCGTGTTCGACGCCACGTTCGGCGGGTTCGGGACGGCGCCGAAGTTCCCCCAGGCGTCGACGCTCGAGTTCCTCCTCCGCTCGGCGGGCCGCCCCTGGGCGCCGCAGTCGGCGGACATGCTGGCCGTCTCGCTCACCGCCATGCACCGCGGCGGCATCCACGACCGGGTCGGCGGCGGGTTCGCCAGGTACTCGGTGGACCGCCGCTGGCTGGTGCCCCACTTCGAGAAGATGCTGTACGACAACGCCCTGCTCGCCCGTCTCTACGCCCGGGCGTCCCAGGTCACCGGGTCGCCCCGATTCGAGTCGGCGGCCCGCTCCACCCTCGCCTACATGGAGTCCGACCTGTCGCTGCCCGGCGGCGGGTTCGCCTCGTCCGAGGACGCCGACTCGGAGGGAGAGGAGGGCCGCTTCTACGTCTTCGACCACGACGAGGTGGCTCGGGCCGCCGGCGACGCCGCTCCGATCGCGCTACGCGCCCTGGGCGTCACTCCGGAGGGCAACTTCGAGGGGCGCTCCATCGTTCACGAGCCGGTGACGGCCGAGGAGATGGCCTCCGAGCTGGACATCGGGGTCGTCGACGTGGAGGCGGCCGTCGCCGCCACCCTTCGGGCGCTCGGCGAGCTGCGCGCCCGGCGCCAGCGCCCCGGCCTCGACGACAAGGCGGTGTGCGCCTGGAACGGGCTGGCGGTGCGCGCATTCGCCGCCGCGGGCAGCGCCCTCGCCGATCCCGCGCTCGTCGAGCGGAGCCGCGCCGCCGCCGCCTTCATCCTCACCGAGCTGAGGCGCGAAGATGGCAGGCTGGTCCGGTCGACCCGGGCCGGGCGGCACAGTGGGCCGGGATTCTGCGACGACTACGCCGCGGTCGCCGTCGGGCTGTTCTCGCTGTATCGGGCCACCGGGGAGGGCCGCTGGTTCGAGCACGCCGCCGAGATCACCGCCGACATGGTCGACCTCTTCTGGGATGCCGATCACGGCGGGTTCTTCACGACGGGCTCCGACGCCGAGCGGCTCATCGCCCGCCCGAAAAACCTGTTCGACAACCCGACACCCTCCGACAACGCGCTGGCGGCGGAGGCTCTCCAGCACATGGCCGCCCTCACCGGTGAGGACCGTTGGCACCGCCTCCTCGATGACGTCCTCCGCATGGCGACACCGACGGCGCGTCGCCACCCCGATGCGTTCGCCCACCTCATGTCCGTGGCCCTGGTCTCCCTGGCCCCGCCGACGGAGGTGGCGGTCGTAGGCCCCGACCGTGGTCCGCTCACCGCCATCGTCCGCGGCGGGTACCGGCCCGAGGTGTTCCTCGCCGAAGGCGACGATGACGACACCGTCGTTCCGCTGCTGCGCCAGCGCCCGACGATCGACGGCCGCGCCACCGCCTACGCCTGCCGCGGCTGGGTGTGCGACGCCCCCACCACCGATCCCACCGCCCTAAAGGAGTCCCTGCCACCCCCAATCACGCTGGGGTAG
- a CDS encoding CBS domain-containing protein, translated as MKLGSLVGGSAAVIGPEATLADAAEVLVDGGLGSLGVVSDRNLVGIITERDLVRAIADGADPEDEVVSKWMADAPDTFSPDVEVEEAAAWLLEVGYRHMPVMADGELLGIVSIRDILWAIVGGPAAE; from the coding sequence TTGAAGCTCGGATCGCTCGTCGGTGGATCTGCGGCCGTGATCGGGCCGGAGGCCACCCTCGCCGACGCCGCCGAAGTGCTGGTCGACGGCGGGTTGGGCAGCCTCGGCGTGGTGTCGGATCGAAACCTGGTCGGCATCATCACCGAACGCGACCTGGTCCGAGCTATCGCCGATGGCGCCGACCCTGAAGACGAGGTCGTGTCGAAGTGGATGGCGGACGCTCCGGACACCTTCTCGCCGGATGTCGAGGTCGAGGAGGCGGCTGCGTGGCTCCTCGAAGTTGGCTACCGGCACATGCCGGTGATGGCCGACGGAGAGCTGCTCGGCATCGTGAGTATCCGCGACATCCTGTGGGCGATCGTCGGGGGACCCGCCGCCGAGTAG